In Pedobacter heparinus DSM 2366, the following are encoded in one genomic region:
- a CDS encoding DUF6600 domain-containing protein, producing MKNMIKLPAIVLGLLLMFTGAAQKVMAQGDDVSLQSFYDELSPYGTWIQDPQYGYVWRPDVEQGDFRPYYTNGRWAMTEYGNTWVSNYDWGWAPFHYGRWVYNRYGQWIWIPDTTWGPAWVSWRSGGGYYGWAPMGPGMNININLNIPDLWWVFIPQRNIYYDSFPRYYSRRNVTIIHNTTIINNTYVNNRRTYYTGPRADDIRRATGRDVRVYNVNTTGRPSRSNINGNSVDIYTPRPSRGSSNVNAKPREAIRGEGYTTPRGDRGTASNGSSSGRPSRIDNQGNRPDNRENGVTTPQNRGERPIYENNGRPSRTGSPENNGSTRPQRIERQNPSGETPAQRPQEVQPAPQQRQERQERPQPQARPQRQENRPEAPRQQERQQQPQRQESRPQQPQAQPQYQRPERTQQSAPPARSSESRGEQGGRGAERPSRGGRS from the coding sequence ATGAAAAACATGATCAAATTACCGGCAATTGTACTTGGGCTGCTGCTCATGTTCACCGGTGCAGCACAAAAGGTTATGGCGCAGGGAGATGATGTTTCGCTCCAATCGTTTTATGATGAACTGTCGCCTTATGGTACCTGGATACAGGATCCGCAATACGGGTACGTTTGGAGACCTGATGTAGAACAAGGCGATTTCAGGCCTTATTATACCAATGGCCGCTGGGCAATGACCGAGTACGGTAACACCTGGGTTTCCAATTACGACTGGGGCTGGGCGCCTTTTCACTATGGAAGATGGGTTTACAACCGTTACGGTCAATGGATATGGATTCCTGATACCACATGGGGACCTGCATGGGTAAGCTGGAGAAGTGGTGGTGGCTATTATGGCTGGGCGCCGATGGGCCCTGGAATGAACATCAATATCAACCTTAACATCCCCGATCTGTGGTGGGTATTTATCCCCCAAAGGAATATCTATTACGATAGCTTTCCACGATATTATTCCCGCAGAAATGTGACCATCATCCATAACACGACCATCATTAACAATACTTACGTAAATAACCGCCGTACTTATTACACTGGCCCAAGGGCCGATGACATCAGACGTGCAACCGGAAGAGATGTAAGAGTATATAATGTAAATACCACAGGCAGGCCAAGCCGCAGTAACATAAATGGCAACAGTGTTGACATCTATACGCCAAGGCCAAGCAGGGGTAGTTCCAATGTAAATGCCAAACCACGGGAAGCCATCAGAGGAGAAGGGTATACCACACCAAGAGGAGACCGCGGAACGGCAAGCAACGGATCATCGTCCGGGCGCCCTTCCAGAATTGACAACCAGGGTAACAGACCTGATAACCGTGAAAACGGCGTAACTACACCTCAAAACAGGGGCGAAAGACCTATTTATGAAAATAATGGCAGGCCATCAAGAACAGGAAGCCCGGAAAACAACGGCTCAACAAGACCACAGCGAATAGAAAGACAAAATCCTTCAGGAGAAACTCCTGCACAAAGGCCACAGGAAGTTCAGCCTGCCCCACAACAACGTCAGGAGCGTCAGGAGCGTCCTCAACCACAGGCACGACCTCAGCGTCAGGAAAACAGGCCGGAAGCCCCGCGTCAGCAGGAAAGACAGCAACAACCACAACGTCAGGAAAGCAGACCGCAGCAGCCACAGGCCCAGCCTCAGTACCAAAGACCGGAACGGACCCAACAAAGTGCACCTCCGGCCAGAAGTTCTGAAAGCCGCGGCGAACAAGGTGGCAGAGGAGCTGAACGACCAAGCCGCGGAGGCAGGAGTTAA